A genomic segment from Cuculus canorus isolate bCucCan1 chromosome 18, bCucCan1.pri, whole genome shotgun sequence encodes:
- the ZNF207 gene encoding BUB3-interacting and GLEBS motif-containing protein ZNF207 isoform X1: MGRKKKKQLKPWCWYCNRDFDDEKILIQHQKAKHFKCHICHKKLYTGPGLAIHCMQVHKETIDAVPNAIPGRTDIELEIYGMEGIPEKDMEERRRLLEQKTQAESQKKKQQDDSDEYEDDESAASTSFQPQQVQPQQGYIPPMAQPGLPPVPGAPGMPPGIPPLMAGVPPMMPGMPPVMPGMPPGLHQQRKYMQSFCGGNMMMPMGGMMPPGPGIPPLMPGMPPGMPPPVGPRPGMPPMTQAQPVTAPGILNRPPAPAAAAPTPQPPVTKPLFPSAGQMGTPVTSSSTASSNSESLSASSNALFPSTAQAAAAVPGPVGTDFKPLNSTPATTTEPPKPTFPAYTQSTASTTSTTNSTAAKPATSITSKPATLTTTSATSKLIHPDEDISLEERRAQLPKYQRNLPRPGQAALGNPPVGPIGGMMPPQPGMPPQQQGMRPPMPPHGQYGAHHQGMPGYLPGAMPPYGQGPPMVPPYQSGPPRPPMGMRPPVMSQGGRY, translated from the exons ATGGGGCGtaagaagaagaagcagctgaagccTTGGTGCTG GTATTGTAACAGGGATTTTGATGATGAAAAAATCCTTATACAGcatcaaaaagcaaagcactttAAATGCCATATATGTCATAAGAAACTCTATACAGGACCTGGTTTGGCAATACACTGCATGCAG gtacATAAAGAAACAATAGATGCTGTTCCAAATGCTATTCCTGGAAGAACAGACATTGAACTGGAAATCTATGGCATGGAGGGCATTCCAGAAAAAGATATGGAGGAACGGAGGAGGTTACTTGAGCAAAAAACTCAGG CAGAGagccagaaaaagaaacaacaggatGATTCTGACGAGTATGAAGATGATGAATCTGCAGCTTCAACTTCATTTCAACCCCAGCAAGTTCAGCCACAGCAGGGGTACATCCCCCCGATGGCGCAGCCAGGTTTGCCTCCTGTGCCAGGAGCACCAGGGATGCCTCCAG GTATCCCGCCATTAATGGCAGGTGTTCCACCTATGATGCCTGGAATGCCTCCAGTTATGCCTGGAATGCCACCTGG ATTACATCAGCAGAGAAAATACATGCAGTCATTTTGTGGTGGAAACAT GATGATGCCGATGGGCGGAATGATGCCTCCTGGACCAGGAATACCACCACTTATGCCTGGTATGCCCCCAG GCATGCCACCGCCTGTTGGGCCTCGTCCTGGGATGCCTCCAATGACACAAGCGCAGCCTGTTACAGCACCGGGCATTCTGAACAGGCCCCCGGCTCCCGCTGCTGCCGCACCAACCCCCCAGCCTCCAGTTACTAAGCCACTCTTCCCGAGTGCTGGGCAG ATGGGGACACCTGTCACAAGCTCAAGTACAGCTTCCTCCAATTCAGAAAGTCTGTCAGCATCTTCTAACGCTCTGTTTCCTAGCACAGCACAA gctgcagcagctgttcCAGGTCCGGTTGGTACTGATTTCAAACCTCTTAATTCTACACCTGCAACAACAacagaacccccaaaaccaacaTTCCCTGCTTACACACAGTCGACAGCCTCAACCACTAGCACGACAAACAGTACTGCAGCTAAACCAGCTACATCTATAACAAGTAAGCCTGCTACCCTCACAACCACCAGTGCAACCAGTAAGTTGATCCATCCAGATGAGGATATATCACTG GAAGAGAGAAGGGCACAGTTGCCTAAATATCAGCGTAATCTTCCTCGACCGGGACAAGCTGCCTTGGGTAATCCACCAGTTGGACCAATTGGAGGTATGATGCCACCACAGCCAGGAATGCCTCCACAACAACAAGGAATGAGACCTCCCATGCCGCCTCATG GTCAGTACGGTGCTCATCACCAGGGCATGCCAGGATATCTTCCTGGAGCGATGCCTCCGTACGGTCAGGGACCTCCAATGGTGCCCCCTTACCAGAGTGGACCTCCTCGTCCTCCAATGGGAATGAGACCTCCTGTCATGTCGCAAGGTGGCCGCTACTGA
- the ZNF207 gene encoding BUB3-interacting and GLEBS motif-containing protein ZNF207 isoform X3 has protein sequence MGRKKKKQLKPWCWYCNRDFDDEKILIQHQKAKHFKCHICHKKLYTGPGLAIHCMQVHKETIDAVPNAIPGRTDIELEIYGMEGIPEKDMEERRRLLEQKTQAESQKKKQQDDSDEYEDDESAASTSFQPQQVQPQQGYIPPMAQPGLPPVPGAPGMPPGIPPLMAGVPPMMPGMPPVMPGMPPGMMPMGGMMPPGPGIPPLMPGMPPGMPPPVGPRPGMPPMTQAQPVTAPGILNRPPAPAAAAPTPQPPVTKPLFPSAGQMGTPVTSSSTASSNSESLSASSNALFPSTAQAAAAVPGPVGTDFKPLNSTPATTTEPPKPTFPAYTQSTASTTSTTNSTAAKPATSITSKPATLTTTSATSKLIHPDEDISLEERRAQLPKYQRNLPRPGQAALGNPPVGPIGGMMPPQPGMPPQQQGMRPPMPPHGQYGAHHQGMPGYLPGAMPPYGQGPPMVPPYQSGPPRPPMGMRPPVMSQGGRY, from the exons ATGGGGCGtaagaagaagaagcagctgaagccTTGGTGCTG GTATTGTAACAGGGATTTTGATGATGAAAAAATCCTTATACAGcatcaaaaagcaaagcactttAAATGCCATATATGTCATAAGAAACTCTATACAGGACCTGGTTTGGCAATACACTGCATGCAG gtacATAAAGAAACAATAGATGCTGTTCCAAATGCTATTCCTGGAAGAACAGACATTGAACTGGAAATCTATGGCATGGAGGGCATTCCAGAAAAAGATATGGAGGAACGGAGGAGGTTACTTGAGCAAAAAACTCAGG CAGAGagccagaaaaagaaacaacaggatGATTCTGACGAGTATGAAGATGATGAATCTGCAGCTTCAACTTCATTTCAACCCCAGCAAGTTCAGCCACAGCAGGGGTACATCCCCCCGATGGCGCAGCCAGGTTTGCCTCCTGTGCCAGGAGCACCAGGGATGCCTCCAG GTATCCCGCCATTAATGGCAGGTGTTCCACCTATGATGCCTGGAATGCCTCCAGTTATGCCTGGAATGCCACCTGG GATGATGCCGATGGGCGGAATGATGCCTCCTGGACCAGGAATACCACCACTTATGCCTGGTATGCCCCCAG GCATGCCACCGCCTGTTGGGCCTCGTCCTGGGATGCCTCCAATGACACAAGCGCAGCCTGTTACAGCACCGGGCATTCTGAACAGGCCCCCGGCTCCCGCTGCTGCCGCACCAACCCCCCAGCCTCCAGTTACTAAGCCACTCTTCCCGAGTGCTGGGCAG ATGGGGACACCTGTCACAAGCTCAAGTACAGCTTCCTCCAATTCAGAAAGTCTGTCAGCATCTTCTAACGCTCTGTTTCCTAGCACAGCACAA gctgcagcagctgttcCAGGTCCGGTTGGTACTGATTTCAAACCTCTTAATTCTACACCTGCAACAACAacagaacccccaaaaccaacaTTCCCTGCTTACACACAGTCGACAGCCTCAACCACTAGCACGACAAACAGTACTGCAGCTAAACCAGCTACATCTATAACAAGTAAGCCTGCTACCCTCACAACCACCAGTGCAACCAGTAAGTTGATCCATCCAGATGAGGATATATCACTG GAAGAGAGAAGGGCACAGTTGCCTAAATATCAGCGTAATCTTCCTCGACCGGGACAAGCTGCCTTGGGTAATCCACCAGTTGGACCAATTGGAGGTATGATGCCACCACAGCCAGGAATGCCTCCACAACAACAAGGAATGAGACCTCCCATGCCGCCTCATG GTCAGTACGGTGCTCATCACCAGGGCATGCCAGGATATCTTCCTGGAGCGATGCCTCCGTACGGTCAGGGACCTCCAATGGTGCCCCCTTACCAGAGTGGACCTCCTCGTCCTCCAATGGGAATGAGACCTCCTGTCATGTCGCAAGGTGGCCGCTACTGA
- the ZNF207 gene encoding BUB3-interacting and GLEBS motif-containing protein ZNF207 isoform X7, translating into MGRKKKKQLKPWCWYCNRDFDDEKILIQHQKAKHFKCHICHKKLYTGPGLAIHCMQVHKETIDAVPNAIPGRTDIELEIYGMEGIPEKDMEERRRLLEQKTQAESQKKKQQDDSDEYEDDESAASTSFQPQQVQPQQGYIPPMAQPGLPPVPGAPGMPPGIPPLMAGVPPMMPGMPPVMPGMPPGMMPMGGMMPPGPGIPPLMPGMPPGMPPPVGPRPGMPPMTQAQPVTAPGILNRPPAPAAAAPTPQPPVTKPLFPSAGQAAAAVPGPVGTDFKPLNSTPATTTEPPKPTFPAYTQSTASTTSTTNSTAAKPATSITSKPATLTTTSATSKLIHPDEDISLEERRAQLPKYQRNLPRPGQAALGNPPVGPIGGMMPPQPGMPPQQQGMRPPMPPHGQYGAHHQGMPGYLPGAMPPYGQGPPMVPPYQSGPPRPPMGMRPPVMSQGGRY; encoded by the exons ATGGGGCGtaagaagaagaagcagctgaagccTTGGTGCTG GTATTGTAACAGGGATTTTGATGATGAAAAAATCCTTATACAGcatcaaaaagcaaagcactttAAATGCCATATATGTCATAAGAAACTCTATACAGGACCTGGTTTGGCAATACACTGCATGCAG gtacATAAAGAAACAATAGATGCTGTTCCAAATGCTATTCCTGGAAGAACAGACATTGAACTGGAAATCTATGGCATGGAGGGCATTCCAGAAAAAGATATGGAGGAACGGAGGAGGTTACTTGAGCAAAAAACTCAGG CAGAGagccagaaaaagaaacaacaggatGATTCTGACGAGTATGAAGATGATGAATCTGCAGCTTCAACTTCATTTCAACCCCAGCAAGTTCAGCCACAGCAGGGGTACATCCCCCCGATGGCGCAGCCAGGTTTGCCTCCTGTGCCAGGAGCACCAGGGATGCCTCCAG GTATCCCGCCATTAATGGCAGGTGTTCCACCTATGATGCCTGGAATGCCTCCAGTTATGCCTGGAATGCCACCTGG GATGATGCCGATGGGCGGAATGATGCCTCCTGGACCAGGAATACCACCACTTATGCCTGGTATGCCCCCAG GCATGCCACCGCCTGTTGGGCCTCGTCCTGGGATGCCTCCAATGACACAAGCGCAGCCTGTTACAGCACCGGGCATTCTGAACAGGCCCCCGGCTCCCGCTGCTGCCGCACCAACCCCCCAGCCTCCAGTTACTAAGCCACTCTTCCCGAGTGCTGGGCAG gctgcagcagctgttcCAGGTCCGGTTGGTACTGATTTCAAACCTCTTAATTCTACACCTGCAACAACAacagaacccccaaaaccaacaTTCCCTGCTTACACACAGTCGACAGCCTCAACCACTAGCACGACAAACAGTACTGCAGCTAAACCAGCTACATCTATAACAAGTAAGCCTGCTACCCTCACAACCACCAGTGCAACCAGTAAGTTGATCCATCCAGATGAGGATATATCACTG GAAGAGAGAAGGGCACAGTTGCCTAAATATCAGCGTAATCTTCCTCGACCGGGACAAGCTGCCTTGGGTAATCCACCAGTTGGACCAATTGGAGGTATGATGCCACCACAGCCAGGAATGCCTCCACAACAACAAGGAATGAGACCTCCCATGCCGCCTCATG GTCAGTACGGTGCTCATCACCAGGGCATGCCAGGATATCTTCCTGGAGCGATGCCTCCGTACGGTCAGGGACCTCCAATGGTGCCCCCTTACCAGAGTGGACCTCCTCGTCCTCCAATGGGAATGAGACCTCCTGTCATGTCGCAAGGTGGCCGCTACTGA
- the ZNF207 gene encoding BUB3-interacting and GLEBS motif-containing protein ZNF207 isoform X4: MGRKKKKQLKPWCWYCNRDFDDEKILIQHQKAKHFKCHICHKKLYTGPGLAIHCMQVHKETIDAVPNAIPGRTDIELEIYGMEGIPEKDMEERRRLLEQKTQESQKKKQQDDSDEYEDDESAASTSFQPQQVQPQQGYIPPMAQPGLPPVPGAPGMPPGIPPLMAGVPPMMPGMPPVMPGMPPGMMPMGGMMPPGPGIPPLMPGMPPGMPPPVGPRPGMPPMTQAQPVTAPGILNRPPAPAAAAPTPQPPVTKPLFPSAGQMGTPVTSSSTASSNSESLSASSNALFPSTAQAAAAVPGPVGTDFKPLNSTPATTTEPPKPTFPAYTQSTASTTSTTNSTAAKPATSITSKPATLTTTSATSKLIHPDEDISLEERRAQLPKYQRNLPRPGQAALGNPPVGPIGGMMPPQPGMPPQQQGMRPPMPPHGQYGAHHQGMPGYLPGAMPPYGQGPPMVPPYQSGPPRPPMGMRPPVMSQGGRY; the protein is encoded by the exons ATGGGGCGtaagaagaagaagcagctgaagccTTGGTGCTG GTATTGTAACAGGGATTTTGATGATGAAAAAATCCTTATACAGcatcaaaaagcaaagcactttAAATGCCATATATGTCATAAGAAACTCTATACAGGACCTGGTTTGGCAATACACTGCATGCAG gtacATAAAGAAACAATAGATGCTGTTCCAAATGCTATTCCTGGAAGAACAGACATTGAACTGGAAATCTATGGCATGGAGGGCATTCCAGAAAAAGATATGGAGGAACGGAGGAGGTTACTTGAGCAAAAAACTCAGG AGagccagaaaaagaaacaacaggatGATTCTGACGAGTATGAAGATGATGAATCTGCAGCTTCAACTTCATTTCAACCCCAGCAAGTTCAGCCACAGCAGGGGTACATCCCCCCGATGGCGCAGCCAGGTTTGCCTCCTGTGCCAGGAGCACCAGGGATGCCTCCAG GTATCCCGCCATTAATGGCAGGTGTTCCACCTATGATGCCTGGAATGCCTCCAGTTATGCCTGGAATGCCACCTGG GATGATGCCGATGGGCGGAATGATGCCTCCTGGACCAGGAATACCACCACTTATGCCTGGTATGCCCCCAG GCATGCCACCGCCTGTTGGGCCTCGTCCTGGGATGCCTCCAATGACACAAGCGCAGCCTGTTACAGCACCGGGCATTCTGAACAGGCCCCCGGCTCCCGCTGCTGCCGCACCAACCCCCCAGCCTCCAGTTACTAAGCCACTCTTCCCGAGTGCTGGGCAG ATGGGGACACCTGTCACAAGCTCAAGTACAGCTTCCTCCAATTCAGAAAGTCTGTCAGCATCTTCTAACGCTCTGTTTCCTAGCACAGCACAA gctgcagcagctgttcCAGGTCCGGTTGGTACTGATTTCAAACCTCTTAATTCTACACCTGCAACAACAacagaacccccaaaaccaacaTTCCCTGCTTACACACAGTCGACAGCCTCAACCACTAGCACGACAAACAGTACTGCAGCTAAACCAGCTACATCTATAACAAGTAAGCCTGCTACCCTCACAACCACCAGTGCAACCAGTAAGTTGATCCATCCAGATGAGGATATATCACTG GAAGAGAGAAGGGCACAGTTGCCTAAATATCAGCGTAATCTTCCTCGACCGGGACAAGCTGCCTTGGGTAATCCACCAGTTGGACCAATTGGAGGTATGATGCCACCACAGCCAGGAATGCCTCCACAACAACAAGGAATGAGACCTCCCATGCCGCCTCATG GTCAGTACGGTGCTCATCACCAGGGCATGCCAGGATATCTTCCTGGAGCGATGCCTCCGTACGGTCAGGGACCTCCAATGGTGCCCCCTTACCAGAGTGGACCTCCTCGTCCTCCAATGGGAATGAGACCTCCTGTCATGTCGCAAGGTGGCCGCTACTGA
- the ZNF207 gene encoding BUB3-interacting and GLEBS motif-containing protein ZNF207 isoform X6: MGRKKKKQLKPWCWYCNRDFDDEKILIQHQKAKHFKCHICHKKLYTGPGLAIHCMQVHKETIDAVPNAIPGRTDIELEIYGMEGIPEKDMEERRRLLEQKTQESQKKKQQDDSDEYEDDESAASTSFQPQQVQPQQGYIPPMAQPGLPPVPGAPGMPPGIPPLMAGVPPMMPGMPPVMPGMPPGLHQQRKYMQSFCGGNMMMPMGGMMPPGPGIPPLMPGMPPGMPPPVGPRPGMPPMTQAQPVTAPGILNRPPAPAAAAPTPQPPVTKPLFPSAGQAAAAVPGPVGTDFKPLNSTPATTTEPPKPTFPAYTQSTASTTSTTNSTAAKPATSITSKPATLTTTSATSKLIHPDEDISLEERRAQLPKYQRNLPRPGQAALGNPPVGPIGGMMPPQPGMPPQQQGMRPPMPPHGQYGAHHQGMPGYLPGAMPPYGQGPPMVPPYQSGPPRPPMGMRPPVMSQGGRY, from the exons ATGGGGCGtaagaagaagaagcagctgaagccTTGGTGCTG GTATTGTAACAGGGATTTTGATGATGAAAAAATCCTTATACAGcatcaaaaagcaaagcactttAAATGCCATATATGTCATAAGAAACTCTATACAGGACCTGGTTTGGCAATACACTGCATGCAG gtacATAAAGAAACAATAGATGCTGTTCCAAATGCTATTCCTGGAAGAACAGACATTGAACTGGAAATCTATGGCATGGAGGGCATTCCAGAAAAAGATATGGAGGAACGGAGGAGGTTACTTGAGCAAAAAACTCAGG AGagccagaaaaagaaacaacaggatGATTCTGACGAGTATGAAGATGATGAATCTGCAGCTTCAACTTCATTTCAACCCCAGCAAGTTCAGCCACAGCAGGGGTACATCCCCCCGATGGCGCAGCCAGGTTTGCCTCCTGTGCCAGGAGCACCAGGGATGCCTCCAG GTATCCCGCCATTAATGGCAGGTGTTCCACCTATGATGCCTGGAATGCCTCCAGTTATGCCTGGAATGCCACCTGG ATTACATCAGCAGAGAAAATACATGCAGTCATTTTGTGGTGGAAACAT GATGATGCCGATGGGCGGAATGATGCCTCCTGGACCAGGAATACCACCACTTATGCCTGGTATGCCCCCAG GCATGCCACCGCCTGTTGGGCCTCGTCCTGGGATGCCTCCAATGACACAAGCGCAGCCTGTTACAGCACCGGGCATTCTGAACAGGCCCCCGGCTCCCGCTGCTGCCGCACCAACCCCCCAGCCTCCAGTTACTAAGCCACTCTTCCCGAGTGCTGGGCAG gctgcagcagctgttcCAGGTCCGGTTGGTACTGATTTCAAACCTCTTAATTCTACACCTGCAACAACAacagaacccccaaaaccaacaTTCCCTGCTTACACACAGTCGACAGCCTCAACCACTAGCACGACAAACAGTACTGCAGCTAAACCAGCTACATCTATAACAAGTAAGCCTGCTACCCTCACAACCACCAGTGCAACCAGTAAGTTGATCCATCCAGATGAGGATATATCACTG GAAGAGAGAAGGGCACAGTTGCCTAAATATCAGCGTAATCTTCCTCGACCGGGACAAGCTGCCTTGGGTAATCCACCAGTTGGACCAATTGGAGGTATGATGCCACCACAGCCAGGAATGCCTCCACAACAACAAGGAATGAGACCTCCCATGCCGCCTCATG GTCAGTACGGTGCTCATCACCAGGGCATGCCAGGATATCTTCCTGGAGCGATGCCTCCGTACGGTCAGGGACCTCCAATGGTGCCCCCTTACCAGAGTGGACCTCCTCGTCCTCCAATGGGAATGAGACCTCCTGTCATGTCGCAAGGTGGCCGCTACTGA
- the ZNF207 gene encoding BUB3-interacting and GLEBS motif-containing protein ZNF207 isoform X5 produces the protein MGRKKKKQLKPWCWYCNRDFDDEKILIQHQKAKHFKCHICHKKLYTGPGLAIHCMQVHKETIDAVPNAIPGRTDIELEIYGMEGIPEKDMEERRRLLEQKTQAESQKKKQQDDSDEYEDDESAASTSFQPQQVQPQQGYIPPMAQPGLPPVPGAPGMPPGIPPLMAGVPPMMPGMPPVMPGMPPGLHQQRKYMQSFCGGNMMMPMGGMMPPGPGIPPLMPGMPPGMPPPVGPRPGMPPMTQAQPVTAPGILNRPPAPAAAAPTPQPPVTKPLFPSAGQAAAAVPGPVGTDFKPLNSTPATTTEPPKPTFPAYTQSTASTTSTTNSTAAKPATSITSKPATLTTTSATSKLIHPDEDISLEERRAQLPKYQRNLPRPGQAALGNPPVGPIGGMMPPQPGMPPQQQGMRPPMPPHGQYGAHHQGMPGYLPGAMPPYGQGPPMVPPYQSGPPRPPMGMRPPVMSQGGRY, from the exons ATGGGGCGtaagaagaagaagcagctgaagccTTGGTGCTG GTATTGTAACAGGGATTTTGATGATGAAAAAATCCTTATACAGcatcaaaaagcaaagcactttAAATGCCATATATGTCATAAGAAACTCTATACAGGACCTGGTTTGGCAATACACTGCATGCAG gtacATAAAGAAACAATAGATGCTGTTCCAAATGCTATTCCTGGAAGAACAGACATTGAACTGGAAATCTATGGCATGGAGGGCATTCCAGAAAAAGATATGGAGGAACGGAGGAGGTTACTTGAGCAAAAAACTCAGG CAGAGagccagaaaaagaaacaacaggatGATTCTGACGAGTATGAAGATGATGAATCTGCAGCTTCAACTTCATTTCAACCCCAGCAAGTTCAGCCACAGCAGGGGTACATCCCCCCGATGGCGCAGCCAGGTTTGCCTCCTGTGCCAGGAGCACCAGGGATGCCTCCAG GTATCCCGCCATTAATGGCAGGTGTTCCACCTATGATGCCTGGAATGCCTCCAGTTATGCCTGGAATGCCACCTGG ATTACATCAGCAGAGAAAATACATGCAGTCATTTTGTGGTGGAAACAT GATGATGCCGATGGGCGGAATGATGCCTCCTGGACCAGGAATACCACCACTTATGCCTGGTATGCCCCCAG GCATGCCACCGCCTGTTGGGCCTCGTCCTGGGATGCCTCCAATGACACAAGCGCAGCCTGTTACAGCACCGGGCATTCTGAACAGGCCCCCGGCTCCCGCTGCTGCCGCACCAACCCCCCAGCCTCCAGTTACTAAGCCACTCTTCCCGAGTGCTGGGCAG gctgcagcagctgttcCAGGTCCGGTTGGTACTGATTTCAAACCTCTTAATTCTACACCTGCAACAACAacagaacccccaaaaccaacaTTCCCTGCTTACACACAGTCGACAGCCTCAACCACTAGCACGACAAACAGTACTGCAGCTAAACCAGCTACATCTATAACAAGTAAGCCTGCTACCCTCACAACCACCAGTGCAACCAGTAAGTTGATCCATCCAGATGAGGATATATCACTG GAAGAGAGAAGGGCACAGTTGCCTAAATATCAGCGTAATCTTCCTCGACCGGGACAAGCTGCCTTGGGTAATCCACCAGTTGGACCAATTGGAGGTATGATGCCACCACAGCCAGGAATGCCTCCACAACAACAAGGAATGAGACCTCCCATGCCGCCTCATG GTCAGTACGGTGCTCATCACCAGGGCATGCCAGGATATCTTCCTGGAGCGATGCCTCCGTACGGTCAGGGACCTCCAATGGTGCCCCCTTACCAGAGTGGACCTCCTCGTCCTCCAATGGGAATGAGACCTCCTGTCATGTCGCAAGGTGGCCGCTACTGA
- the ZNF207 gene encoding BUB3-interacting and GLEBS motif-containing protein ZNF207 isoform X2, translated as MGRKKKKQLKPWCWYCNRDFDDEKILIQHQKAKHFKCHICHKKLYTGPGLAIHCMQVHKETIDAVPNAIPGRTDIELEIYGMEGIPEKDMEERRRLLEQKTQESQKKKQQDDSDEYEDDESAASTSFQPQQVQPQQGYIPPMAQPGLPPVPGAPGMPPGIPPLMAGVPPMMPGMPPVMPGMPPGLHQQRKYMQSFCGGNMMMPMGGMMPPGPGIPPLMPGMPPGMPPPVGPRPGMPPMTQAQPVTAPGILNRPPAPAAAAPTPQPPVTKPLFPSAGQMGTPVTSSSTASSNSESLSASSNALFPSTAQAAAAVPGPVGTDFKPLNSTPATTTEPPKPTFPAYTQSTASTTSTTNSTAAKPATSITSKPATLTTTSATSKLIHPDEDISLEERRAQLPKYQRNLPRPGQAALGNPPVGPIGGMMPPQPGMPPQQQGMRPPMPPHGQYGAHHQGMPGYLPGAMPPYGQGPPMVPPYQSGPPRPPMGMRPPVMSQGGRY; from the exons ATGGGGCGtaagaagaagaagcagctgaagccTTGGTGCTG GTATTGTAACAGGGATTTTGATGATGAAAAAATCCTTATACAGcatcaaaaagcaaagcactttAAATGCCATATATGTCATAAGAAACTCTATACAGGACCTGGTTTGGCAATACACTGCATGCAG gtacATAAAGAAACAATAGATGCTGTTCCAAATGCTATTCCTGGAAGAACAGACATTGAACTGGAAATCTATGGCATGGAGGGCATTCCAGAAAAAGATATGGAGGAACGGAGGAGGTTACTTGAGCAAAAAACTCAGG AGagccagaaaaagaaacaacaggatGATTCTGACGAGTATGAAGATGATGAATCTGCAGCTTCAACTTCATTTCAACCCCAGCAAGTTCAGCCACAGCAGGGGTACATCCCCCCGATGGCGCAGCCAGGTTTGCCTCCTGTGCCAGGAGCACCAGGGATGCCTCCAG GTATCCCGCCATTAATGGCAGGTGTTCCACCTATGATGCCTGGAATGCCTCCAGTTATGCCTGGAATGCCACCTGG ATTACATCAGCAGAGAAAATACATGCAGTCATTTTGTGGTGGAAACAT GATGATGCCGATGGGCGGAATGATGCCTCCTGGACCAGGAATACCACCACTTATGCCTGGTATGCCCCCAG GCATGCCACCGCCTGTTGGGCCTCGTCCTGGGATGCCTCCAATGACACAAGCGCAGCCTGTTACAGCACCGGGCATTCTGAACAGGCCCCCGGCTCCCGCTGCTGCCGCACCAACCCCCCAGCCTCCAGTTACTAAGCCACTCTTCCCGAGTGCTGGGCAG ATGGGGACACCTGTCACAAGCTCAAGTACAGCTTCCTCCAATTCAGAAAGTCTGTCAGCATCTTCTAACGCTCTGTTTCCTAGCACAGCACAA gctgcagcagctgttcCAGGTCCGGTTGGTACTGATTTCAAACCTCTTAATTCTACACCTGCAACAACAacagaacccccaaaaccaacaTTCCCTGCTTACACACAGTCGACAGCCTCAACCACTAGCACGACAAACAGTACTGCAGCTAAACCAGCTACATCTATAACAAGTAAGCCTGCTACCCTCACAACCACCAGTGCAACCAGTAAGTTGATCCATCCAGATGAGGATATATCACTG GAAGAGAGAAGGGCACAGTTGCCTAAATATCAGCGTAATCTTCCTCGACCGGGACAAGCTGCCTTGGGTAATCCACCAGTTGGACCAATTGGAGGTATGATGCCACCACAGCCAGGAATGCCTCCACAACAACAAGGAATGAGACCTCCCATGCCGCCTCATG GTCAGTACGGTGCTCATCACCAGGGCATGCCAGGATATCTTCCTGGAGCGATGCCTCCGTACGGTCAGGGACCTCCAATGGTGCCCCCTTACCAGAGTGGACCTCCTCGTCCTCCAATGGGAATGAGACCTCCTGTCATGTCGCAAGGTGGCCGCTACTGA